From Pongo pygmaeus isolate AG05252 chromosome 1, NHGRI_mPonPyg2-v2.0_pri, whole genome shotgun sequence, one genomic window encodes:
- the LOC129016183 gene encoding nuclear transport factor 2, whose amino-acid sequence MGDKPVWEPIGSSFNQHYYQLFDNDRTQLGTIYIDASCLTWEVQQFQGKAVIVEKLSSLPFQKIQNSLTAQDHQPTPDSCIISMVVGQLKADEDPIIGFHQMFLLKNINDGFCTNDMFRFALRSFG is encoded by the coding sequence ATGGGGGACAAGCCAGTTTGGGAGCCGATTGGATCCAGCTTCAATCAACATTACTACCAGTTATTTGATAACGATAGAACGCAACTAGGCACAATTTACATTGATGCCTCATGCCTTACGTGGGAAGTACAACAGTTCCAGGGGAAAGCTGTCATTGTGGAGAAGTTGTCTAGCCTTCCCTTCCAGAAAATCCAGAACAGCCTCACGGCGCAGGACCATCAGCCCACGCCAGATAGCTGCATTATCAGCATGGTTGTGGGCCAGCTTAAGGCGGATGAAGACCCCATCATAGGGTTCCACCAGATGTTCCTACTAAAGAATATCAACGATGGCTTTTGCACCAATGACATGTTCAGGTTTGCCCTGCGCAGCTTCGGCTGA